The Styela clava chromosome 13, kaStyClav1.hap1.2, whole genome shotgun sequence genome has a window encoding:
- the LOC120333237 gene encoding uncharacterized protein LOC120333237: MINLEMISSEPSVIFREEKEFHDNPPAGFTKGEDGNLRFDPDDVNVFENFAIATSNSTKIFKVKNLNEFVSLKTKLQLKPIYVRMHIATRIFGCCKDTEHRSFIVEIRAGNLWIASQLQQSFADAEELIKEEQKDMMCSSNTDNCFYLTNFRPRFERLYTVNMIALIAQVPIALIFAVPYYIYRAVAATDSQIELMCNCAWANNEANAI, from the exons ATGATTAACTTGGAAATGATATCATCAGAGCCTTCTGTGATTTTCAGAGAAGAAAAAGAATTTCACGACAATCCTCCGGCAGGATTCACTAAAGGGGAAGATGGCAACTTGCGCTTCGATCCAGATGACGTTAATGtctttgaaaattttgcaattgctACTTCAAATTCCACAAAAATATTCAAGGTAAAAAATTTAAACGAATTTGTATCTCTGAAGACAAAACTGCAACTTAAACCAATTTACGTAAGAATGCATATTGCCACACGTATCTTTGGCTGCTGCAAAGATACAGAACATCGCTCGTTTATCGTCGAAATTAGAGCTGGGAATCTATGGATTGCCAGTCAACTTCAGCAAAGTTTCGCCGATGCAGAAGAATTAATTAAAGAAG AGCAAAAAGATATGATGTGCTCTTCAAATACAGACAATTGTTTCTATTTGACTAATTTTAGACCTCGATTCGAAAGACTTTATACAGTGAATATGATCGCGCTAATTGCGCAAGTTCCCATCGCTTTGATTTTTGCGGTACCCTACTATATTTATCGCGCCGTTGCTGCTACTGATTCTCAAATTGAATTGATGTGCAATTGTGCTTGGGCAAACAATGAAGCGAACGCGATATAA
- the LOC144431249 gene encoding uncharacterized protein LOC144431249, which produces MANINLNELSKIGLNNQAIQDLDVKLRDLGVEDSSDLLLIKEEDLYGVVSVILARKIVAYWKDSLWLDISSDATELFSDSSSSCNAENFVTSWKDFPTDIIEMCKNGTVVPSARRSEFVRILVDSVLKWSGSSKPSRAELSTIAKRVIRRYPKSFQDTSGPEGEVIGSGYSYLTQQMVWRIDNLRKSTSKKRSQQPKVEEQVDVDRYGCVLWGPETDNEGELEQLRMWLKHEYTLSKSDQDLGKVEEYMKQTFPLQRKHINQNQSISGIKELWPHLFDGICLMRHYETLVGKTEAKKNILKKLEDNSICIYKTLKCSTNKKISEFISSSKSESKNLKTELPKSTGVVTLIAYYFGEDLNQIFKCFQKETTFPQILEDIPKSPFIACIGKC; this is translated from the exons ATGgctaatataaatttgaatgaacTGTCTAAAATTGGTTTGAATAACCAAGCAATACAAGACCTGGATGTGAAATTAAGAGACCTTGGCGTCGAAGATTCTTCTGATCTCTTGCTTATTAAAGAGGAAGACCTCTATGGTGTGGTGTCTGTCATATTGGCCCGGAAAATTGTTGCATACTGGAAAGATAGTCTATGGCTGGATATTTCATCCGATGCAACTGAACTATTCAGCGATTCCTCTTCATCTTGCAATGCAGAAAACTTTGTGACATCTTGGAAAGACTTTCCCACTGACATAATTGAAATGTGCAAAAATGGCACAGTTGTTCCATCAGCCAGAAGAAGTGAGTTTGTTCGCATTCTTGTGGACTCTGTCCTGAAGTGGTCGGGCAGTTCCAAGCCGTCAAGGGCAGAATTGTCGACTATTGCTAAAAGGGTCATACGTAGATATCCAAAGTCTTTCCAAGATACAAGTGGACCTGAAGGTGAAGTCATTGGGTCTGGCTATTCCTACCTGACCCAACAAATGGTTTGGCGTATTGACAACTTGCGGAAGTCCACATCAAAGAAGAGAAGCCAACAGCCTAAGGTGGAAGAACAAGTAGATGTTGACAGATATGGCTGTGTGCTTTGGGGTCCTGAAACAGATAATGAAGGGGAACTTGAACAACTTAGAATGTGGCTCAAGCATGAGTACACATTATCAAAGTCTGATCAGGATTTGGGAAAAGTGGAAGAATATATGAAACAGACCTTCCCTCTTCAACGAAAGCatataaatcaaaatcaaaGCATCAGTGGGATCAAGGAGTTATGGCCACACTTGTTCGATGGAATCTGTTTAATGCGCCATTATGAAACATTGGTTGGTAAAACAGAAGctaaaaagaatattttaaaaaaacttgaagaCAATTCCATATGCATTTACAA GACATTGAAATGTTCAACCAATAagaaaatttctgaatttataagttcttcaaaatcggaatcaaagAATCTGAAAACTGAATTACCAAAATCGACTGGGGTGGTCACGTTGATCGCCTATTATTTCGGAGAGGACCTAAACCAAATATTTAAGTGTTTCCAG AAAGAAACCACTTTTCCCCAGATATTAGAAGATATTCCAAAATCTCCATTTATTGCTTGCATAGGAAAGTGTTAA